A stretch of the Apteryx mantelli isolate bAptMan1 chromosome 3, bAptMan1.hap1, whole genome shotgun sequence genome encodes the following:
- the FLVCR1 gene encoding heme transporter FLVCR1 isoform X3, which translates to MVEAGDGAEEEAEGERAEMLGAAEPALPRNGLLPGKEAANGGGCAARSGGPGGRAAEAEAMLPAGGGRAETRLSRRRLAVLAVFSCYSLVNAFQWIQYSILSNVFVSFYRASFAHVDWLSMVYMVAYVPLILPATWLLDARGLRLTALLGAGLNALGAWLKCASVAPGRYAVTMAAQGVCAVAQVFILGLPSRVAAVWFGPAEVSTACAVAVLGNQLGTAIGFLLPPVLVPNTPDDIDLMAHNISIMFYGTAIVSTLLFLLTGVVFEEKPKYPPSHSQAVLQTVPPEDYSYKQSIINLFKNIPFVLLLISYGIMTGAFYSVSTLLNQMIITHYEGEEVNAGRIGLTLVVAGMVGSIICGLWLDYTKTYKQTTLIVYILSFMGMVVFTFTLDLGYLIVVFVTGGVLGFFMTGYLPLGFEFAVEITYPESEGTSSGLLNASAQVPVDSPVEHETCTALKIQSAL; encoded by the exons ATGGTGGAGGCCGGGGAcggggcagaggaggaggcggagggcgAGCGAGCGGAGATGCTGGGCGCCGCGGAGCCTGCGCTGCCGCGCAACGGGCTGCTCCCCGGCAAGGAGGCGGCCAACGGCGGAGGatgcgcggcgcggagcggcggccccggcgggcgggcggcggaggcCGAGGCCATgctgccggcgggcggcgggcgggcggagaCGCGCCTGTCCCGGCGGCGGCTGGCGGTGCTGGCCGTGTTCAGCTGCTACTCGCTGGTCAACGCCTTCCAGTGGATCCAGTACAGCATCCTCAGCAACGTCTTCGTGAGCTTCTACCGCGCCTCCTTCGCGCACGTCGACTGGCTCTCCATGGTCTACATGGTGGCCTACGTGCCGCTGATCCTGCCCGCCACCTGGCTGCTGGACGCGCGGGGGCTGCGCCTCACGGCGCTGCTGGGCGCCGGCCTCAACGCGCTGGGCGCCTGGCTCAAGTGCGCCAGCGTGGCGCCGGGCCGCTACGCCGTCACCATGGCGGCGCAGGGCGTCTGCGCCGTGGCGCAGGTCTTCATCCTGGGGCTGCCCTCGCGCGTCGCCGCCGTCTGGTTCGGGCCCGCCGAGGTGTCCACGGCTTGCGCCGTGGCCGTGCTCGGCAACCAG CTTGGCACTGCAATTGGCTTTTTGTTGCCACCTGTTTTGGTTCCAAATACACCTGATGATATTGATCTAATGGCACATAATATAAGCATCATGTTCTATGGAACAGCAATAGTATCCACGCTCCTGTTCCTCTTAACAGGAGTGG tgtTTGAAGAAAAGCCCAAATACCCTCCTAGTCATTCTCAAGCAGTCCTTCAAACTGTGCCTCCTGAGGATTACTCCTACAAGCAGTCAATTATTAACTTATTCAAAAATATTCCGTTTGTACTTTTGCTGATCAGTTATG GTATTATGACTGGGGCATTTTATTCTGTCTCCACTTTATTAAACCAGATGATAATAACTCATTATGAG GGAGAAGAAGTGAACGCTGGGAGAATTGGCTTGACACTGGTGGTGGCAGGAATGGTGGGTTCGATTATTTGTGGTTTGTGGCTGGATTACACTAAAACATACAA GCAAACTACTTTGATTGTTTACATTCTCTCTTTTATGGGGATGGTGGTGTTTACTTTCACCCTGGATCTTGGATACCTTATAGTAGTGTTTGTGACTGGAGGAGTACTTGG GTTTTTCATGACTGGCTATCTCCCTCTCGGGTTTGAATTTGCTGTGGAAATTACATACCCAGAGTCTGAAGGCACTTCATCAGGGCTCCTCAATGCATCAGCACAG gTACCAGTTGACAGTCCTGTAGAACATGAAACTTGTACTGCATTAAAAATTCAATCAGCTTTGTGA
- the FLVCR1 gene encoding heme transporter FLVCR1 isoform X1: protein MVEAGDGAEEEAEGERAEMLGAAEPALPRNGLLPGKEAANGGGCAARSGGPGGRAAEAEAMLPAGGGRAETRLSRRRLAVLAVFSCYSLVNAFQWIQYSILSNVFVSFYRASFAHVDWLSMVYMVAYVPLILPATWLLDARGLRLTALLGAGLNALGAWLKCASVAPGRYAVTMAAQGVCAVAQVFILGLPSRVAAVWFGPAEVSTACAVAVLGNQLGTAIGFLLPPVLVPNTPDDIDLMAHNISIMFYGTAIVSTLLFLLTGVVFEEKPKYPPSHSQAVLQTVPPEDYSYKQSIINLFKNIPFVLLLISYGIMTGAFYSVSTLLNQMIITHYEGEEVNAGRIGLTLVVAGMVGSIICGLWLDYTKTYKQTTLIVYILSFMGMVVFTFTLDLGYLIVVFVTGGVLGFFMTGYLPLGFEFAVEITYPESEGTSSGLLNASAQIFGIIFTLVQGKLITNYSPRAGNLFLCAWIFVGIILTALIKSDLRRHNVNSGIMNVDVKAVPVDSPVEHETCTALKIQSAL, encoded by the exons ATGGTGGAGGCCGGGGAcggggcagaggaggaggcggagggcgAGCGAGCGGAGATGCTGGGCGCCGCGGAGCCTGCGCTGCCGCGCAACGGGCTGCTCCCCGGCAAGGAGGCGGCCAACGGCGGAGGatgcgcggcgcggagcggcggccccggcgggcgggcggcggaggcCGAGGCCATgctgccggcgggcggcgggcgggcggagaCGCGCCTGTCCCGGCGGCGGCTGGCGGTGCTGGCCGTGTTCAGCTGCTACTCGCTGGTCAACGCCTTCCAGTGGATCCAGTACAGCATCCTCAGCAACGTCTTCGTGAGCTTCTACCGCGCCTCCTTCGCGCACGTCGACTGGCTCTCCATGGTCTACATGGTGGCCTACGTGCCGCTGATCCTGCCCGCCACCTGGCTGCTGGACGCGCGGGGGCTGCGCCTCACGGCGCTGCTGGGCGCCGGCCTCAACGCGCTGGGCGCCTGGCTCAAGTGCGCCAGCGTGGCGCCGGGCCGCTACGCCGTCACCATGGCGGCGCAGGGCGTCTGCGCCGTGGCGCAGGTCTTCATCCTGGGGCTGCCCTCGCGCGTCGCCGCCGTCTGGTTCGGGCCCGCCGAGGTGTCCACGGCTTGCGCCGTGGCCGTGCTCGGCAACCAG CTTGGCACTGCAATTGGCTTTTTGTTGCCACCTGTTTTGGTTCCAAATACACCTGATGATATTGATCTAATGGCACATAATATAAGCATCATGTTCTATGGAACAGCAATAGTATCCACGCTCCTGTTCCTCTTAACAGGAGTGG tgtTTGAAGAAAAGCCCAAATACCCTCCTAGTCATTCTCAAGCAGTCCTTCAAACTGTGCCTCCTGAGGATTACTCCTACAAGCAGTCAATTATTAACTTATTCAAAAATATTCCGTTTGTACTTTTGCTGATCAGTTATG GTATTATGACTGGGGCATTTTATTCTGTCTCCACTTTATTAAACCAGATGATAATAACTCATTATGAG GGAGAAGAAGTGAACGCTGGGAGAATTGGCTTGACACTGGTGGTGGCAGGAATGGTGGGTTCGATTATTTGTGGTTTGTGGCTGGATTACACTAAAACATACAA GCAAACTACTTTGATTGTTTACATTCTCTCTTTTATGGGGATGGTGGTGTTTACTTTCACCCTGGATCTTGGATACCTTATAGTAGTGTTTGTGACTGGAGGAGTACTTGG GTTTTTCATGACTGGCTATCTCCCTCTCGGGTTTGAATTTGCTGTGGAAATTACATACCCAGAGTCTGAAGGCACTTCATCAGGGCTCCTCAATGCATCAGCACAG ATATTTGGAATTATCTTTACCCTTGTTCAAGGAAAGCTCATAACAAACTACAGTCCTCGTGCAGGAAACCTCTTTCTTTGTGCTTGGATATTTGTGGGCATTATCTTAACAG cctTAATAAAATCAGATTTGCGAAGACACAATGTGAATTCAGGGATTATGAATGTGGATGTTAAAGCT gTACCAGTTGACAGTCCTGTAGAACATGAAACTTGTACTGCATTAAAAATTCAATCAGCTTTGTGA
- the FLVCR1 gene encoding heme transporter FLVCR1 isoform X2, which yields MVEAGDGAEEEAEGERAEMLGAAEPALPRNGLLPGKEAANGGGCAARSGGPGGRAAEAEAMLPAGGGRAETRLSRRRLAVLAVFSCYSLVNAFQWIQYSILSNVFVSFYRASFAHVDWLSMVYMVAYVPLILPATWLLDARGLRLTALLGAGLNALGAWLKCASVAPGRYAVTMAAQGVCAVAQVFILGLPSRVAAVWFGPAEVSTACAVAVLGNQLGTAIGFLLPPVLVPNTPDDIDLMAHNISIMFYGTAIVSTLLFLLTGVVFEEKPKYPPSHSQAVLQTVPPEDYSYKQSIINLFKNIPFVLLLISYGIMTGAFYSVSTLLNQMIITHYEGEEVNAGRIGLTLVVAGMVGSIICGLWLDYTKTYKQTTLIVYILSFMGMVVFTFTLDLGYLIVVFVTGGVLGFFMTGYLPLGFEFAVEITYPESEGTSSGLLNASAQIFGIIFTLVQGKLITNYSPRAGNLFLCAWIFVGIILTGN from the exons ATGGTGGAGGCCGGGGAcggggcagaggaggaggcggagggcgAGCGAGCGGAGATGCTGGGCGCCGCGGAGCCTGCGCTGCCGCGCAACGGGCTGCTCCCCGGCAAGGAGGCGGCCAACGGCGGAGGatgcgcggcgcggagcggcggccccggcgggcgggcggcggaggcCGAGGCCATgctgccggcgggcggcgggcgggcggagaCGCGCCTGTCCCGGCGGCGGCTGGCGGTGCTGGCCGTGTTCAGCTGCTACTCGCTGGTCAACGCCTTCCAGTGGATCCAGTACAGCATCCTCAGCAACGTCTTCGTGAGCTTCTACCGCGCCTCCTTCGCGCACGTCGACTGGCTCTCCATGGTCTACATGGTGGCCTACGTGCCGCTGATCCTGCCCGCCACCTGGCTGCTGGACGCGCGGGGGCTGCGCCTCACGGCGCTGCTGGGCGCCGGCCTCAACGCGCTGGGCGCCTGGCTCAAGTGCGCCAGCGTGGCGCCGGGCCGCTACGCCGTCACCATGGCGGCGCAGGGCGTCTGCGCCGTGGCGCAGGTCTTCATCCTGGGGCTGCCCTCGCGCGTCGCCGCCGTCTGGTTCGGGCCCGCCGAGGTGTCCACGGCTTGCGCCGTGGCCGTGCTCGGCAACCAG CTTGGCACTGCAATTGGCTTTTTGTTGCCACCTGTTTTGGTTCCAAATACACCTGATGATATTGATCTAATGGCACATAATATAAGCATCATGTTCTATGGAACAGCAATAGTATCCACGCTCCTGTTCCTCTTAACAGGAGTGG tgtTTGAAGAAAAGCCCAAATACCCTCCTAGTCATTCTCAAGCAGTCCTTCAAACTGTGCCTCCTGAGGATTACTCCTACAAGCAGTCAATTATTAACTTATTCAAAAATATTCCGTTTGTACTTTTGCTGATCAGTTATG GTATTATGACTGGGGCATTTTATTCTGTCTCCACTTTATTAAACCAGATGATAATAACTCATTATGAG GGAGAAGAAGTGAACGCTGGGAGAATTGGCTTGACACTGGTGGTGGCAGGAATGGTGGGTTCGATTATTTGTGGTTTGTGGCTGGATTACACTAAAACATACAA GCAAACTACTTTGATTGTTTACATTCTCTCTTTTATGGGGATGGTGGTGTTTACTTTCACCCTGGATCTTGGATACCTTATAGTAGTGTTTGTGACTGGAGGAGTACTTGG GTTTTTCATGACTGGCTATCTCCCTCTCGGGTTTGAATTTGCTGTGGAAATTACATACCCAGAGTCTGAAGGCACTTCATCAGGGCTCCTCAATGCATCAGCACAG ATATTTGGAATTATCTTTACCCTTGTTCAAGGAAAGCTCATAACAAACTACAGTCCTCGTGCAGGAAACCTCTTTCTTTGTGCTTGGATATTTGTGGGCATTATCTTAACAGGTAATTAG